From one Halosimplex rubrum genomic stretch:
- a CDS encoding 3-hydroxyacyl-CoA dehydrogenase/enoyl-CoA hydratase family protein, whose product MDFEDIEQVAVLGAGNMGHGIAEVAALAGYDVTMRDIKEEFVDDGYENIEWSLGKLADSGQISDEEADAALGRVEPLVDFEPAVAEADVVIEAVPERMDIKKDVYDELESYAPDEAIFATNTSSLSITELSEVTERPEQFCGMHFFNPPVRMALVEVITGEHTADETLDAVEELAEAFDKTPVRVRKDSPGFIVNRVLVPLMNEACWLVHDDVATVAEVDSTTSFDMGLPMGAFELGDQVGHDVTLHVLEYLHEVLGDAYEPCPLLEEKVDAEELGKKTGKGFYDYEDGGVEIPADEGRDDVEARLLAVMANEVGKLVENDVAPVSDIDEAMLLGAGFPEGPGKRADAYGLPDLVETLESAHEETGAARYEVSDGLRAAADEGGFYGDDDDGETVDYEQIVVETDGAVGHIRLDRPARMNTITVDMIDEIDAALDQFDADDEIRAVLLEGAGDRAFSAGFDAASAAPGSGLEASEMSRKGQRVFGRLEEVGMPVVAAIDGYCLGGGMELATAADMRIASESGQFGQPEHNLGLLPGWGGTQRLSQIVGEGRAKEIIFMAKNDYDPETMADYGFVNEVVTPGEYDDRKWELARDLAGGPPIAQKLTKRAMLAGRDDTDAGLEYEASAFGQLFTTDDVWEGLAAFQQDREPEFEGE is encoded by the coding sequence ATGGACTTCGAGGATATCGAACAGGTCGCGGTACTCGGTGCGGGGAACATGGGCCACGGGATCGCCGAGGTCGCGGCCCTGGCGGGTTACGACGTGACGATGCGCGATATAAAGGAGGAGTTCGTCGACGACGGCTACGAGAACATCGAGTGGTCGCTCGGCAAGCTCGCCGACAGCGGCCAGATCAGCGACGAGGAGGCCGACGCCGCCCTGGGTCGGGTCGAACCGCTCGTCGACTTCGAGCCCGCCGTCGCCGAGGCGGACGTGGTCATCGAAGCCGTCCCCGAGCGCATGGACATCAAAAAGGACGTGTACGACGAGCTGGAGTCGTACGCGCCCGACGAGGCCATCTTCGCCACCAACACTTCGAGCCTCTCGATCACGGAGCTGTCGGAGGTGACCGAGCGCCCCGAGCAGTTCTGCGGGATGCACTTCTTCAATCCGCCCGTCCGGATGGCGCTCGTCGAGGTCATCACGGGCGAACACACCGCCGACGAGACCCTCGACGCGGTCGAGGAACTCGCCGAGGCCTTCGACAAGACACCCGTCCGCGTCCGCAAGGACTCGCCGGGCTTCATCGTGAACCGCGTACTGGTCCCGCTGATGAACGAGGCCTGCTGGCTCGTCCACGACGACGTGGCGACGGTCGCGGAAGTCGACTCCACCACGTCGTTCGACATGGGCCTGCCCATGGGCGCGTTCGAACTCGGCGACCAGGTCGGTCACGACGTGACGCTGCACGTCCTCGAATACCTCCACGAGGTGCTCGGCGACGCCTACGAGCCCTGCCCGCTCCTCGAAGAGAAGGTCGACGCGGAGGAACTCGGCAAGAAGACCGGCAAGGGCTTCTACGACTACGAGGACGGCGGCGTCGAGATCCCGGCCGACGAGGGTCGCGACGACGTGGAGGCCCGTCTGCTGGCCGTCATGGCCAACGAGGTCGGCAAGCTCGTCGAGAACGACGTGGCACCCGTCTCCGACATCGACGAGGCGATGCTGCTCGGCGCGGGCTTCCCGGAAGGACCGGGCAAGCGCGCGGACGCCTACGGACTCCCGGATCTCGTCGAGACGCTCGAATCGGCCCACGAGGAGACCGGCGCCGCCCGCTACGAGGTCTCGGACGGCCTCCGCGCGGCCGCCGACGAGGGCGGCTTCTACGGCGACGACGACGACGGCGAGACCGTCGACTACGAGCAGATTGTCGTCGAGACCGACGGCGCGGTCGGCCACATCCGGCTCGACCGTCCCGCGCGGATGAACACGATCACCGTCGACATGATCGACGAGATCGACGCCGCGCTCGACCAGTTCGACGCGGACGACGAGATCCGCGCCGTGCTCCTCGAAGGCGCCGGTGACCGGGCGTTCTCCGCCGGGTTCGACGCCGCCAGCGCCGCGCCCGGCAGCGGCCTCGAAGCCAGCGAGATGTCCCGCAAGGGCCAGCGCGTGTTCGGCCGCCTGGAAGAGGTCGGGATGCCGGTCGTCGCGGCCATCGACGGCTACTGCCTCGGCGGCGGGATGGAACTCGCCACCGCGGCGGACATGCGCATCGCCAGCGAGAGCGGCCAATTCGGCCAGCCCGAGCACAACCTCGGCCTGCTCCCGGGATGGGGCGGCACCCAGCGCCTCTCCCAGATCGTCGGCGAGGGCCGAGCGAAGGAGATCATCTTCATGGCGAAAAACGACTACGACCCGGAGACGATGGCCGACTACGGCTTCGTCAACGAGGTCGTCACCCCCGGCGAGTACGACGACCGCAAGTGGGAGCTCGCTCGCGACCTCGCCGGCGGGCCGCCTATCGCCCAGAAGCTCACCAAGCGCGCGATGCTCGCCGGCCGCGACGACACCGACGCCGGCCTGGAGTACGAGGCCTCCGCCTTCGGCCAGTTGTTCACCACCGACGACGTGTGGGAGGGCCTGGCGGCCTTCCAGCAGGACCGCGAGCCCGAGTTCGAAGGGGAGTAG
- a CDS encoding acyl-CoA dehydrogenase family protein produces the protein MDFALSDEQRQVRDEVRRFADNEIRPVATEYDTEETFPHDLVEEAADLGLVGANVPLEYGGVGYDYLTNIVIVEELFAADPGIGLSISSAAFGADALVEFGTEEQKEEYLRPVAEGEAIMGSAISEPDVGSDVSSVSTSAEKEGDEWVIDGDKMWITNGSVGDFFVVLCETDPDAEGRYNGFSQIIVESDRDGFEAEKITGKLGIRASDTAELLFDGVRVPEENLLGTRGAGFLQLMQFFDETRTAVAAQGVGIARGAAERALDYAQEREQFDRPISEFQAIQHKLADMHTETEAARMLTYKSAWSVDHADDQLTQLASMAKEYASRVAVDVADEAVQIHGGAGYVNDFDVERFYRDAKITQIYEGTTEIQKNIVARELLGKGMV, from the coding sequence ATGGACTTCGCACTCTCAGACGAGCAACGGCAGGTCCGCGACGAAGTCCGTCGCTTCGCCGACAACGAGATCCGGCCGGTCGCCACCGAGTACGACACCGAGGAGACGTTCCCCCACGACCTCGTCGAGGAGGCCGCAGACCTGGGCCTGGTCGGGGCCAACGTGCCCCTCGAATACGGCGGCGTCGGCTACGACTACCTGACCAACATCGTCATCGTCGAGGAGCTGTTCGCCGCCGACCCGGGGATCGGTCTGTCCATCTCCTCGGCCGCGTTCGGCGCCGACGCCCTCGTCGAGTTCGGCACCGAGGAGCAAAAAGAGGAGTACCTGCGTCCCGTCGCCGAGGGCGAGGCCATCATGGGCTCGGCCATCAGCGAACCCGACGTGGGCTCGGACGTGTCCTCGGTCTCCACGAGCGCCGAGAAAGAGGGCGACGAGTGGGTGATCGACGGCGACAAGATGTGGATCACCAACGGCTCGGTCGGTGATTTCTTCGTCGTGCTCTGCGAGACCGACCCCGACGCCGAGGGCCGGTACAACGGCTTCTCGCAGATCATCGTCGAGTCCGACCGGGACGGCTTCGAGGCCGAGAAGATCACCGGAAAGCTCGGGATCCGGGCCTCCGACACCGCAGAACTGTTGTTCGACGGCGTGCGCGTCCCCGAGGAGAACCTGCTGGGGACCCGCGGCGCTGGCTTCCTGCAACTGATGCAGTTCTTCGACGAGACCCGCACGGCGGTGGCCGCCCAGGGCGTCGGCATCGCCAGGGGCGCCGCCGAGCGCGCCCTCGACTACGCCCAGGAGCGCGAGCAGTTCGACCGCCCCATCAGCGAGTTCCAGGCCATCCAGCACAAGCTCGCCGACATGCACACCGAGACCGAGGCCGCGCGGATGCTGACCTACAAATCCGCCTGGAGCGTCGACCACGCCGACGACCAGCTCACCCAGCTCGCCTCGATGGCCAAGGAGTACGCCTCGCGGGTCGCCGTCGACGTCGCCGACGAAGCCGTCCAGATCCACGGCGGCGCCGGCTACGTCAACGACTTCGACGTCGAGCGGTTCTACCGCGACGCCAAGATCACCCAGATCTACGAGGGCACCACCGAGATCCAGAAGAACATCGTCGCTCGGGAACTACTCGGCAAGGGGATGGTCTGA
- a CDS encoding DNA-3-methyladenine glycosylase family protein codes for MTADPIEELAADEVLGPVVDEHGPVSIEPADDLFERLVVSLIRQQVSMDAAAAIRERLFETVEVTPESIVEADHADLHDAGLSEAKADYVESAANAFLTREWGRDAFAGMSDDAVEAELTDIHGVGPWTADMFLMFGLGREDVFPVGDLGIRKGMDRLFDDDMTRAEMTDTAERWRPYRSYASLYLWRAVEG; via the coding sequence ATGACAGCGGACCCGATCGAGGAACTCGCCGCCGACGAGGTGCTCGGGCCGGTCGTCGACGAGCACGGCCCCGTCTCGATAGAGCCGGCCGACGACCTCTTCGAGCGGCTGGTCGTCTCGCTGATCCGCCAGCAGGTGTCGATGGACGCCGCCGCGGCCATCCGCGAGCGCCTGTTCGAGACGGTCGAGGTCACCCCCGAGTCCATCGTCGAGGCCGACCACGCCGACCTCCACGACGCCGGCCTCTCGGAGGCGAAGGCCGACTACGTCGAGAGCGCCGCGAACGCCTTTCTCACTCGCGAGTGGGGCCGCGACGCGTTCGCCGGGATGAGCGACGACGCCGTTGAGGCCGAACTGACCGACATCCACGGCGTCGGCCCGTGGACCGCCGACATGTTCCTCATGTTCGGGCTCGGACGCGAGGACGTGTTCCCCGTCGGCGACCTGGGCATCCGCAAGGGGATGGACCGGCTGTTCGACGACGACATGACTCGCGCCGAGATGACCGACACAGCCGAGCGCTGGCGACCCTACCGCAGCTACGCCAGCCTCTACCTCTGGCGAGCCGTGGAGGGGTGA
- a CDS encoding putative ATP-dependent zinc protease has protein sequence MTTSDSVSVGVLSLHNSKETKAILNAVDALGHRPEWLRRENTTLRVEDSEPVLEPDVDVIANRLLLSKSTEPCEEMGLANTFEQLCPMLNEPAKTLTSMHKVASAVALSEADVQVPDALLALSSDRLNLEREQFGEEAVYKTAIGTNGGGTWKVDATERVNARVGNRYAFLQKLLERGDVPTRDLRVYVVGGEVVGSMFRYAPDNEWRTNVALGGRVEDAAGEVDEAVIDTARQAVEAVGLDYAGVDLMEGSDGWYVLEVNPTAGFKGLFEATGTSPAPYIAQRAIERAGGSVDRERVEELSGFLDDSVPACKPPSVSSGAADSLVIGYTEEVLISGTKGSESVVAKSDTGATRTSIDTRLAADIGAGPIKSITKVRSGSNKSSKSRPLVDVVVGVGGTRHTVTASVEDRSHMNYPVILGRDILGDYQVDVSRQADRESDPEIESEE, from the coding sequence ATGACGACTTCTGACTCAGTTTCGGTGGGGGTGTTGAGCCTGCACAACAGCAAAGAGACGAAGGCGATCCTCAACGCCGTCGACGCGCTGGGCCACCGTCCCGAGTGGCTGCGCCGCGAGAACACGACGCTGCGCGTGGAGGACTCCGAGCCGGTGCTCGAACCGGACGTGGACGTGATCGCCAACCGACTCCTCCTGTCGAAGTCGACCGAGCCCTGCGAGGAGATGGGGCTGGCAAACACCTTCGAACAGCTCTGTCCGATGCTCAACGAGCCGGCGAAGACGCTCACGTCGATGCACAAGGTGGCCTCGGCGGTCGCGCTCTCCGAGGCCGACGTGCAGGTCCCCGACGCGCTGCTGGCGCTGTCGTCCGACCGGCTGAACCTCGAACGCGAGCAGTTCGGCGAGGAGGCGGTGTACAAGACGGCGATCGGGACCAACGGCGGCGGCACCTGGAAGGTCGACGCGACCGAGCGGGTCAACGCCCGCGTCGGCAACCGCTACGCGTTCCTCCAGAAGCTGCTGGAGCGGGGCGACGTGCCCACTCGCGACCTCCGCGTCTACGTCGTCGGCGGCGAGGTCGTCGGGTCGATGTTCCGCTACGCGCCCGACAACGAGTGGCGGACCAACGTCGCCCTGGGCGGTCGCGTCGAGGACGCCGCCGGCGAGGTCGACGAGGCGGTCATCGACACCGCCAGACAGGCCGTCGAAGCCGTCGGCCTGGACTACGCCGGCGTCGACCTGATGGAAGGATCCGACGGCTGGTACGTCCTCGAAGTCAACCCGACCGCGGGCTTCAAGGGCCTGTTCGAGGCGACCGGGACCAGCCCCGCGCCCTACATCGCCCAGCGGGCCATCGAGCGTGCCGGCGGCAGCGTCGACCGCGAGCGAGTCGAGGAGCTGTCGGGCTTCCTCGACGACTCCGTGCCGGCCTGCAAACCGCCGTCGGTCTCCTCCGGCGCCGCGGACTCGCTGGTCATCGGCTACACGGAGGAGGTGCTGATCAGCGGGACGAAGGGTTCGGAGTCGGTCGTCGCGAAGTCCGACACCGGCGCGACGCGGACGAGCATCGACACGCGGCTGGCGGCGGACATCGGCGCCGGCCCGATCAAGTCGATCACGAAGGTCCGCTCGGGCTCGAACAAGTCCTCCAAGAGCCGACCGCTCGTCGACGTGGTCGTCGGCGTCGGCGGCACCCGTCACACCGTCACCGCCAGCGTCGAGGACCGCAGCCACATGAACTACCCCGTCATCCTCGGCCGCGACATCCTCGGCGACTACCAGGTCGACGTGTCTCGCCAGGCCGACCGCGAGTCCGACCCCGAGATCGAGTCCGAGGAGTAG